CCTTCGACGCAGGCGCAGGGATCATAGTCGCGGGCTCCGCGATCTTCGACACAGGCGACTACAAAAGGTCCATCACAGAGCTGAGGGAAGCTGCCCGTTGAGCTGAAGGGCGCGACAGGAGGGTTCCATGGAATCGTTAGAGAGGATCCTGAGCCAGATCAACAGCTTCGTCTGGGGCCCGCCCCTTCTGGTCCTTCTCTTCGGCACCCACATCTATCTCACCTTCAGGCTCCGTTTCATCCAGCGCTACATCGGAAAGGCGATAAAGATCTCCCTCAAGCGCACGAGCGAGGGCGAGGGCGACATCAGCCACTTCGGCGCCCTCACCACCGCGCTTGCCGCGACCATCGGCACGGGCAACATCGTGGGGGTGGCGACCGCGATCGCTGCAGGCGGTCCGGGCGCAGTCCTGTGGCTGTGGCTCACCGGCATATTCGGCATCGCCACGAAGTACTCGGAGGCCCTGCTCTCGGTGAAGTACCGCATCACCAACAAGAAGGGGGCGATGTCCGGCGGACCGATGTACGTGCTCGAGCGAGGCATGAACGCGAAGTGGCTGGGCGTGATATTCGCGCTCTTCACGAGTGTGGCCGCCTTCGGTATAGGCAA
This bacterium DNA region includes the following protein-coding sequences:
- a CDS encoding alanine:cation symporter family protein; amino-acid sequence: MESLERILSQINSFVWGPPLLVLLFGTHIYLTFRLRFIQRYIGKAIKISLKRTSEGEGDISHFGALTTALAATIGTGNIVGVATAIAAGGPGAVLWLWLTGIFGIATKYSEALLSVKYRITNKKGAMSGGPMYVLERGMNAKWLGVIFALFTSVAAFGIGNMVQSNSIAMLVKDTFSVPTWITGVILTVLTAIVILGGIKSIARVCGGLVPFMAFFYVLGCVVLLALGWRTIPD